A single window of Leishmania infantum JPCM5 genome chromosome 35 DNA harbors:
- a CDS encoding putative protein kinase → MTVLPPKINVPATPALDGVDINSLYDVNHGKLLGKGGFSEVLAVRHIPSGEIRALKVMMRSSLVGKKAEMVAHEKEILRRTCHPAIITLHEAVQTPDKVYFALDLMNEDLFEFIVRNKTVNEDLSRAIMHQLMSGIAYLHEQSIVHRDIKPENILINVVVKSEANNAANDDSESATRVEGLQVMSDINSIPLEKLNVEVKIADFGLAKVVMEWDVCSTPCGTSFYIAPEVIRGIEEQGAKPLCTNQRLVKSVDVWSAGVVFYVLLCGRPPFHGQVRTGQDRRDLLRRIDHGVLFNPNHGWDSISAEAKNLILKMLDQESSKRITSDEVLRHPFFTAHGYSRPVPASDARRRFMQMQQLSLRTKVPAAQSAEAQVKTMSPLSGPDGQQIKVSSSGGGSSSKGSSNSTGSFLSSIKDFFGHRSKHTSDISKEERQRMHAELAELQATVIAEEDQEGDVTSYKPSMPVKEAKPARTAVMNMKAKVGPDALRK, encoded by the coding sequence ATGACCGTTCTGCCACCCAAGATAAACGTcccggcgacgccggcgctggacGGAGTCGACATTAACTCTCTCTACGACGTCAATCACGGCAAGCTCCTTGGCAAAGGTGGCTTCTCCgaggtgctggcggtgcgccaCATTCCTAGCGGCGAGATACGCGCCTTGAAGGTGATGATGCGCTCGTCGCTGGTTGGAAAGAAGGCTGAAATGGTGGCGCACGAGAAGGAGATTCTGCGCCGCACTTGCCACCCCGCCATCATCACGCTGCATGAGGCGGTGCAGACCCCTGACAAGGTGTACTTCGCCCTCGACCTCATGAACGAAGATTTGTTTGAATTTATTGTGCGCAACAAAACCGTCAACGAGGACCTCTCGCGCGCCATAATGCACCAGCTAATGTCTGGTATTGCCTACCTGCATGAGCAGAGCATTGTGCACCGTGACATTAAGCCAGAGAACATCCTCATCAACGTCGTCGTCAAGAGTGAGGCCAACAACGCAGCCAACGACGACTCCGAGTCGGCGACGCGGGTGGAGGGGCTCCAGGTGATGTCCGACATCAACAGCATCCCGCTGGAGAAGCTGAATGTGGAGGTGAAAATCGCGGACTTTGGTCTTGCCAAAGTTGTCATGGAGTGGGACGTCTGCAGTACGCCGTGTGGCACATCCTTTTACATTGCGCCTGAGGTGATCCGCGGCATTGAAGAGCAAGGTGCCAAGCCGCTCTGCACCAACCAGCGACTTGTCAAGAGCGTGGATGTGTGGTCTGCCGGCGTAGTCTTCTACGTGCTTCTCTGCGGCCGGCCGCCGTTCCATGGTCAGGTGCGCACCGGGCAGGACCGCCGCGACCTCCTCCGCAGGATTGACCACGGTGTCCTCTTCAACCCAAATCACGGCTGGGATTCCATCTCCGCAGAGGCGAAGAACCTGATTCTGAAGATGCTTGACCAAGAGTCCTCAAAGCGGATCACCTCTGATGAGGTTCTGCGGCATCCCTTCTTCACTGCCCACGGCTATTCGAGGCCCGTACCGGCGTCAGACGCACGCCGTCGCTTTAtgcagatgcagcagctctctCTGAGGACCAAAGTCCCCGCTGCGCAGTCGGCCGAGGCCCAAGTCAAGACCATGTCACCCTTATCCGGCCCGGATGGGCAGCAGATCAAGGTCTCCTCGTCTGGTGGGGGGTCCTCCagcaagggcagcagcaacagcacggGGAGCTTCCTTTCGAGCATCAAGGACTTCTTCGGCCACCGCTCAAAGCACACGTCGGACATCTCGaaagaggagcggcagcgcatgcaTGCCGAGttggcagagctgcaggcaACCGTGATCGCCGAGGAAGACCAGGAGGGGGATGTAACCTCCTACAAGCCCTCGATGCCGGTGAAGGAGGCGAAGCCCGCGCGCACAGCCGTGATGAACATGAAGGCAAAGGTGGGTCCCGACGCTTTGCGCAAGTGA
- a CDS encoding oligosaccharyl transferase-like protein: protein MPAKNQHKGGGDGNPDPTSTPEAASTNVTSTNDGAAVDSSVPPSGETYLFHCRAAPYSKLSYAFKGIMAVLILCALRSAYQVRLLSVQIYGYLIHEFDPWFNYRAAEYMSTHGWSAFFSWFDYMSWYPLGRPVGSTTYPGLQLTAVAIHRALAAAGMPMSLNNVCVLMPAWFGAIATATLALIAFEVSESICMAAWAALSFSIIPAHLMRSMAGEFDNECIAVAAMLLTFYCWVRSLRTRSSWPIGVLTGVAYGYMVAAWGGYIFVLNMVAMHAGISSMVDWARNTYNPSLLRAYTLFYVVGTAIAVCVPPVGMSPFKSLEQLGALLVLVFLCGLQACEVFRARAGVEVRSRANFKIRVRVFSVMAGVAALAIAVLAPTGYFGPLSVRVRALFVEHTRTGNPLVDSVAEHHPADALAYLNYLHIVYFMWIFSFPVQLILPSRNQYAVLFVFVYSFMAYYFSTRMVRLLILAGPAACLGASEVGGTLMEWCFQQLFWDDGMRTADMVAAGDMPYQKQDHASRGAGARQKQQKQKPRQVFARDSSTSSEERPYRTLIPVDFRRDAQMNRWSAGKTNAALIVALTIGVLLPIAFVFHFSCVSSAYSFAGPRIVFQTQLRTGEQVIVKDYLEAYEWLRDNTPEDARILAWWDYGYQITGIGNRTSLADGNTWNHEHIATIGKMLTSPVAEAHSLVRHMADYVLIWAGQSGDLMKSPHMARIGNSVYHDICPHDPLCQQFGFYRNDYSRPTPMMRASLLYNLHEVGKTKGVKVDPSLFQEVYSSKYGLVRVFKVMNVSEESKKWVADPANRVCHPPGSWICPGQYPPAKEIQEMLAHRVPFDQVGKDKKDKEAYHKAYMERSRTLGEV, encoded by the coding sequence ATGCCCGCCAAGAATCAACACAAAGGGGGCGGAGACGGCAACCCCGATCCTACCTCCACACCCGAAGCGGCGTCGACAAATGTGACAAGCACAaacgacggtgccgccgtcgatTCTTCCGTGCCACCGTCCGGCGAGACATACCTCTTTCAttgccgcgccgccccgtACTCGAAGCTATCGTACGCCTTCAAAGGTATCATGGCCGTCCTGATTCTCTGCGCCCTTCGCTCGGCGTACCAGGTTCGCCTGCTCTCCGTTCAGATTTACGGATACCTGATCCACGAGTTCGACCCGTGGTTCAACTACCGCGCTGCCGAGTACATGTCCACGCACGGCTGGTCCGCCTTCTTCAGCTGGTTCGACTACATGAGCTGGTACCCGCTGGGCCGCCCTGTTGGCTCCACCACGTACCCGGGCCTGCAGCTCACTGCCGTCGCCATTCAccgcgcgctggcggctgccggcaTGCCGATGTCTCTCAacaacgtgtgcgtgctgatgccggcgtggtttggcgccatcgccaccgctaCTCTGGCTCTCATAGCATTCGAAGTGAGCGAATCCATCTGTATGGCGGCGTGGGCCGCACTCTCCTTCTCTATCATCCCGGCCCACCTGATGCGGTCCATGGCGGGTGAGTTCGACAACGAGTGCATTGCCGTCGCAGCCATGCTCCTGACCTTCTACTGCTGggtgcgctcgctgcgcacgcggtcCTCGTGGCCCATCGGTGTCCTCACCGGTGTCGCCTACGGCTAcatggtggcggcgtggggCGGCTACATTTTCGTGCTCAACATGGTTGCCATGCATGCCGGCATATCATCGATGGTGGACTGGGCCCGCAACACGTACAacccgtcgctgctgcgtgcatACACGCTGTTCTAcgtcgtcggcaccgccatcgccgtgtgcgtgccgccaGTGGGGATGTCGCCCTTCAAgtcgctggagcagctgggTGCACTGCTGGTGCTTGTCTTCCTGTGTGGACTGCAGGCGTGCGAGGTGtttcgcgcacgcgccggtGTCGAGGTTCGCTCTCGCGCGAACTTCAAGatccgcgtgcgcgtcttcaGCGTGATGGCTGGCGTGGCTGCGCTTGCGATCGCGGTGCTGGCACCGACGGGGTACTTCGGGCCCCTTTCggtccgtgtgcgtgcgctgttcgtggagcacacgcgcactggCAATCCGCTGGTCGACTCGGTCGCCGAGCACCATCCTGCCGACGCGCTCGCGTATCTGAACTATTTGCACATCGTTTATTTTATGTGGATATTCAGCTTCCCGGTGCAGCTCATCCTGCCGAGCCGAAACCAGTACGCGGTTCTCTTTGTCTTTGTCTACAGCTTCATGGCCTACTACTTCAGCACCCGCATGGTGCGCTTGCTCATTCTGGCTGGCCCGGCGGCGTGCCTCGGCGCAAGTGAGGTAGGTGGAACGCTGATGGAGTGGTGCTTTCAACAGCTGTTCTGGGACGACGGCATGCGGACCGCCGATATGGTAGCAGCCGGTGACATGCCTTACCAAAAACAAGACCATGCCAGTAGAGGTGCAGGCGCCCGACAGAAGCAGCAGAAACAGAAGCCGCGCCAGGTTTTCGCGAGGGACTCCAGCACTAGCAGCGAGGAGCGTCCTTACAGGACACTGATCCCCGTCGACTTCCGCAGGGACGCGCAAATGAACCGCTGGTCAGCCGGAAAGACAAACGCCGCCCTCATCGTGGCTCTCACGATCGGTGTTCTTTTACCGATTGCGTTTGTCTTCCACTTCTCGTGCGTCAGCTCAGCGTACTCCTTTGCTGGCCCGCGTATCGTGTTCcagacgcagctgcgcaccggcGAGCAAGTGATAGTGAAGGACTACCTCGAGGCCTACGAGTGGCTGCGCGACAACACGCCAGAGGACGCGCGCATTTTGGCCTGGTGGGACTACGGCTACCAGATCACAGGCATCGGCAACCGCACCTCGCTGGCCGATGGCAACACCTGGAACCACGAGCACATCGCCACCATCGGCAAGATGCTGACGTCGCccgtggcggaggcgcactCGCTGGTGCGCCACATGGCCGACTACGTCCTAATCTGGGCTGGGCAGAGCGGCGACCTGATGAAGTCACCGCACATGGCGCGCATCGGCAACAGTGTGTACCACGACATCTGCCCCCACGACCCGCTGTGCCAGCAATTTGGCTTTTACAGAAATGATTACAGTCGCCCAACACCGATGATGcgggcgtcgctgctgtaCAACCTGCACGAGGTCGGGAAAACAAAGGGCGTGAAGGTGGACCCGTCTCTCTTTCAGGAGGTGTACTCGTCCAAGTACGGCCTGGTGCGCGTCTTCAAGGTCATGAACGTGAGCGAGGAGAGCAAGAAGTGGGTTGCTGACCCGGCAAACCGCGTGTGCCACCCGCCTGGGTCGTGGATCTGCCCCGGGCAGTACCCGCCGGCGAAGGAGATCCAGGAGATGCTGGCACACCGCGTCCCCTTCGATCAGGTGGGCAAGGACAAGAAGGACAAGGAGGCGTACCACAAGGCGTACATGGAACGCAGCAGAACGCTGGGTGAAGTTTAG